One Oryza glaberrima chromosome 11, OglaRS2, whole genome shotgun sequence genomic region harbors:
- the LOC127755766 gene encoding disease resistance protein Pik-2-like, producing the protein MERASVIGGTMVSLMVKLSSIAGPRYSLMAGARSDVIFLGAELESMHAFLEKLSGVDGPDPQVRCWMKEVRELAYDVEDCIDEFMHRVDVVHGAVTSNHGFSSLRGLVSHATRLVAVAWMHHRLAGELKGLKARAIEVSERRSRYKLGDDIGMLGGSAMATDPRVSVLYADTPDLVGIDRPASEMVNWLTDDVCTLKVLSIIGFGGLGKTTLAMEVYRRVGGQYSCKAFATVSQKLDMKKLLKDLLSQIAQNEVDHMGTWEEGQLIRKLRECLLNKRYFIIIDDVWSKSAWEKVRCALPENNHCSRLLTTTRIDSVAKSCCSHPDDLIYRIEPLKASDSRNLFFKRIFGYEDVCPPQLKEVSDQILKKCCGSPLAIISIASLLASKPVMLKEQWEKVLISIGSALEKNSDLEGMKQILSLSYYDLPYYLKTCLLYLSLYPEDFKIERDSLIQQWIAEGFIGEERGQSVEDVAESYFNELINRSMVQPMDINCDGKAHACRVHDMMLELIISKAIEENFVTLLGGHPVAAKPQGITRRLSIQCDKEITKTKGGMNLLHARSLSLYVQACQLPPLSDFRVLRVLNLEGCLGLCDNHLKDISILFHLKYLSLCRTWISKLPPEIGDLHSLETLDIRDTNIEELPGTIIRIVQLKYILSGGHTWGKIKLPDGIGSMASLRVISGFNICCSSTNAVQELGTLKGLRELTINWTDFSSGDMKRQEAMMNTLGKLGTSNLQSFAICSRNFGSLEFLDSWSPPPNHLQRFRLSAYYFLPRVPRWMASLCNLIHLNINIEKLPNEDIQILQDLPSLLHLDLWLKSPQKEDKIVIHGVGFPYLQELIFSCEGTSLIFEPAALPKLERLQMAVHVKEAKSYGYQFGIEHLRSLKKIYIQLLCAGASALDIEDAEDAIHNIVKFHPGHPRIDIQKCGMDMHLEERNKRQHPEEKNVQNMNASKEDMNHANKKRKEYQSSSAQ; encoded by the exons ATGGAGCGCGCATCGGTGATCGGGGGCACCATGGTCTCGCTCATGGTGAAGCTCAGCTCCATCGCCGGGCCGAGGTATTCGCTGATGGCGGGCGCGAGGAGTGATGTCATCTTCCTCGGGGCCGAGCTCGAGAGCATGCACGCCTTCCTCGAGAAGCTCTCCGGGGTGGACGGTCCGGACCCTCAGGTGAGGTGCTGGATGAAGGAGGTGAGGGAGCTGGCCTACGACGTCGAGGATTGCATCGACGAGTTCATGCACCGTGTCGATGTCGTCCATGGTGCCGTGACCTCTAACCATGGCTTCAGCAGCCTTAGGGGTTTGGTGAGCCATGCCACCCGGCTCGTGGCCGTGGCTTGGATGCACCACCGCCTCGCCGGTGAGCTCAAGGGCCTAAAGGCCCGTGCCATCGAGGTGAGCGAACGGCGATCGAGGTACAAATTGGGGGATGACATAGGGATGCTAGGAGGCTCGGCCATGGCCACCGACCCACGGGTCAGTGTCCTCTACGCCGACACACCAGATCTCGTTGGGATTGATCGACCAGCGAGTGAAATGGTGAACTGGTTAACTGATGATGTGTGCACTCTCAAGGTGCTCTCAATCATCGGGTTTGGTGGTTTAGGAAAGACGACTCTTGCCATGGAGGTGTACCGTAGAGTTGGAGGGCAGTATAGTTGTAAAGCTTTCGCAACTGTATCACAAAAGCTTGACATGAAGAAGCTCTTGAAGGACTTGTTATCGCAGATTGCACAAAATGAGGTTGACCACATGGGCACTTGGGAGGAAGGTCAACTCATTCGCAAGCTTAGAGAGTGCCTACTGAACAAAAg GTACTTCATCATAATTGATGATGTTTGGAGTAAATCAGCATGGGAGAAAGTGAGATGTGCTCTACCTGAGAACAATCATTGCAGCAGGCTGCTAACAACTACGAGAATTGACTCAGTAGCAAAGTCATGTTGTTCTCACCCTGATGATCTCATCTACAGAATTGAACCACTCAAAGCATCAGATTCCAGAAACTTGTTTTTCAAGAGAATTTTTGGCTATGAGGATGTATGCCCACCACAGTTGAAGGAAGTTTCAGACCAGATCTTGAAAAAATGTTGTGGTTCACCATTGGCAATAATCAGCATAGCTAGCCTGTTAGCTAGCAAGCCTGTCATGTTGAAGGAGCAGTGGGAAAAGGTGCTTATATCTATAGGTTCTGCATTAGAGAAGAACTCTGATCTTGAAGGAATGAAACAAATACTTTCCCTCAGTTACTATGACCTCCCTTACTACCTGAAGACATGTTTGCTATACCTCAGTTTGTATCCTGAGGACTTCAAGATTGAGAGGGATAGCCTGATCCAGCAATGGATTGCGGAAGGATTCATCGGCGAAGAAAGAGGCCAGTCTGTGGAGGATGTAGCAGAGAGTTACTTCAATGAGCTCATCAACAGAAGTATGGTCCAACCAATGGATATAAATTGTGATGGTAAAGCTCATGCTTGTCGGGTGCATGACATGATGCTTGAGCTTATAATATCGAAGGCAATTGAAGAGAATTTTGTCACTTTGTTAGGTGGTCATCCTGTTGCAGCTAAACCGCAAGGAATCACTCGCCGATTATCTATCCAATGTGATAAAGAGATTACCAAAACAAAAGGAGGAATGAATCTGCTTCATGCTAGATCCCTAAGTTTATATGTACAAGCTTGCCAGTTACCTCCATTGTCCGATTTTCGGGTCTTGAGAGTATTAAATCTTGAGGGATGCCTAGGCTTGTGTGACAATCATCTGAAAGATATCAGCATTTTGTTTCACTTGAAGTATTTGAGCCTTTGTAGAACATGGATTTCAAAACTCCCACCAGAAATAGGAGACCTGCATAGTTTGGAAACATTAGACATAAGGGACACAAATATAGAAGAACTACCTGGAACCATTATTAGGATTGTGCAACTGAAGTATATACTTAGTGGTGGCCATACATGGGGAAAAATAAAGCTACCTGATGGTATAGGGAGCATGGCATCCCTAAGAGTCATATCTGGATTCAATATTTGTTGTAGCTCGACCAATGCAGTGCAAGAACTTGGTACTCTGAAAGGTTTAAGGGAGCTTACAATCAACTGGACTGATTTCAGCTCCGGCGATATGAAGCGCCAAGAGGCTATGATGAATACTCTTGGCAAACTTGGCACAAGTAACCTCCAATCTTTCGCGATTTGCAGTCGCAACTTCGGTTCCCTGGAGTTCTTAGATTCCTGGTCGCCACCACCAAATCATCTTCAGAGATTTCGGCTGTCTGCATACTACTTTCTCCCAAGAGTTCCAAGGTGGATGGCATCACTCTGCAATCTCATTCATTTAAACATTAACATTGAAAAACTACCAAATGAAGACATTCAGATCCTTCAGGATTTGCCGTCTCTACTTCATCTTGACTTATGGTTGAAATCACCTCAGAAGGAGGACAAGATAGTTATTCATGGAGTAGGCTTCCCATACTTACAAGAGTTAATCTTCAGTTGTGAAGGAACCTCTTTGATATTTGAACCAGCAGCTTTGCCAAAACTTGAGAGGCTACAGATGGCAGTTCATGTAAAGGAGGCAAAATCATATGGTTACCAATTTGGTATTGAGCACCTTAGATCACTCAAGaaaatttacatccaattattGTGTGCCGGTGCAAGTGCTCTAGACATCGAGGATGCTGAAGATGCAATCCACAATATTGTGAAGTTTCATCCTGGTCATCCTAGGATAGATATCCAAAAGTGTGGTATGGACATGCACTTAGAGGAGAGAAATAAGAGGCAGCATCCCGAAGAAAAGAATGTGCAAAACATGAATGCTAGCAAAGAAGATATGAACCATGccaacaagaaaagaaaagaatatcaaagCTCTAGTGCACAATAA
- the LOC127755060 gene encoding protein yippee-like At4g27745, with amino-acid sequence MAELVGPRVYSCCHCRNHVCLHDDIISKAFQGRNGHAFLFSHAMNISMGPKEDRQLMTGLHTVADIYCRDCREVLGWKYERAFEESQKYKEGKFIFEKAKIVKENW; translated from the exons atggcggagTTGGTTGGGCCGCGGGTGTACAGCTGCTGCCATTGCCGGAACCACGTCTGCCTCCACGACGACATCATCTCCAAGGCCTTTCAG GGGAGGAACGGCCATGCGTTTCTTTTCTCTCATGCTATGAACATATCTATGGGTCCAAAGGAGGACAGGCAGCTTATGACAGGGCTTCACACAGTTGCTGATATCTACTGCCGTGATTGCCGTGAGGTATTGGGTTGGAAGTATGAAAGAGCATTTGAAGAATCCCAGAAGTACAAGGAAGGAAAATTCATATTTGAGAAGGCAAAGATTGTTAAAGAAAATTGGTAA